Proteins from a genomic interval of Qipengyuania sp. JC766:
- a CDS encoding ATP synthase F1 subunit epsilon, with amino-acid sequence MALHFELVTPAKLVRSEDVHMVVVPGTDGEFGVLEGHAPFMSTIRDGVVQVYKTEGATPEAIEVRGGFAEVGENGLTVLAEHVEG; translated from the coding sequence ATGGCATTGCATTTCGAACTCGTCACACCCGCCAAGCTCGTCCGGTCGGAGGACGTACACATGGTCGTCGTGCCCGGCACCGACGGGGAATTCGGCGTGCTGGAGGGCCATGCGCCCTTCATGTCCACCATCCGCGACGGCGTCGTGCAGGTCTACAAGACCGAAGGCGCCACGCCCGAGGCGATCGAGGTCCGTGGCGGCTTCGCCGAAGTGGGCGAGAACGGCCTGACCGTCCTGGCGGAGCACGTCGAAGGCTGA
- a CDS encoding class I SAM-dependent methyltransferase: MPLLSACDDFRRDIHYVPTPEPVVSAMLEMAEIGPDDVLYDLGSGDGRIPIAAAKQYGIRAVGIEIDPDLVERARRNAEEAGVSHLVEFREADLFTADISDATVVALFLGDMLNIRLRPRLLDLEPGSRVVSQRFSMGSWEPDETRTVANRPVYKWTVPELFLGGHAIETGRATEPVR; the protein is encoded by the coding sequence ATGCCCCTGCTCTCGGCATGCGACGACTTCCGGCGCGACATCCACTACGTGCCGACGCCGGAGCCGGTCGTCTCCGCAATGCTGGAAATGGCCGAGATCGGTCCCGACGATGTCCTGTACGATCTGGGATCGGGCGATGGCCGGATCCCCATCGCGGCAGCGAAACAATATGGCATCCGCGCCGTCGGTATAGAAATCGATCCGGACCTCGTCGAACGTGCCCGCCGCAACGCCGAAGAGGCAGGCGTTTCGCATCTGGTCGAATTCCGCGAGGCGGATCTCTTCACGGCGGACATCTCCGACGCGACCGTAGTTGCCCTCTTCCTCGGCGACATGCTCAACATCCGGCTGCGCCCTCGCCTGCTCGATCTCGAACCCGGTTCGCGCGTGGTCAGCCAGCGGTTCTCGATGGGCAGCTGGGAACCCGACGAAACCCGCACTGTCGCGAACCGTCCGGTATACAAGTGGACCGTCCCGGAACTCTTCCTGGGCGGCCATGCGATCGAGACCGGTCGGGCAACCGAACCCGTCCGATAG
- the glmU gene encoding bifunctional UDP-N-acetylglucosamine diphosphorylase/glucosamine-1-phosphate N-acetyltransferase GlmU, which translates to MNEFAAIILAAGKGTRMKSSLHKVLHPIAGRPMLHHLMASVETLGPAHKVVVVGAGREQLEAALGEDTRTCLQEPQLGTGHAVQQAREALNGFSGDVLVMYGDVPFVKPSTMQAMLDRLQANDAPAAVVLGFAPEDPLRYGRVLTDEDDRIVKMVEFKDASEAERACPLCNSGLLAARAEELFDLLDRVGNENAQGEYYLPDIVNIAIADGRTCAAVRTEDPAEVAGINSRAELAAAEAQWQAEQREHWMAEGATLKAPETVFFSYDTQLARDVVIEPNVVFGPGVTVAEGARIKSFSHIEGAAIGEGAQVGPFARLRPGAKLEKDAFVGNFVEVKNAVLHEGAKASHLTYLGDADVGAEANIGAGTITCNYDGYFKYRTEIGPRAFIGSNSALIAPVKIGADAIVAAGSAVSRDVADGEMRMVRAEQMVKPGWADRFHDTMKKKKDAARKDKS; encoded by the coding sequence ATGAACGAATTCGCCGCAATCATCCTGGCCGCGGGCAAGGGTACCCGCATGAAATCCAGCCTGCACAAGGTCCTGCACCCGATCGCCGGCCGTCCCATGCTCCATCACCTCATGGCCAGCGTCGAAACGCTCGGCCCCGCGCACAAGGTCGTCGTCGTCGGTGCGGGTCGGGAACAGCTGGAAGCGGCGCTGGGCGAGGATACGCGCACCTGTCTGCAAGAACCGCAGCTCGGCACGGGCCACGCGGTGCAGCAGGCGCGCGAGGCTTTGAACGGTTTTTCCGGCGACGTGCTGGTCATGTATGGCGACGTGCCGTTCGTGAAGCCATCGACGATGCAGGCCATGCTCGACCGGCTGCAGGCAAACGACGCGCCGGCGGCCGTGGTCCTGGGCTTCGCGCCGGAGGATCCGCTGCGCTACGGGCGTGTCCTGACCGATGAAGACGACCGGATCGTCAAGATGGTCGAGTTCAAGGATGCGAGCGAGGCGGAGCGGGCCTGTCCGCTGTGCAATTCCGGGCTTCTGGCGGCGCGGGCGGAAGAGCTGTTCGATCTTCTCGACCGCGTCGGCAACGAGAACGCGCAAGGGGAATACTACCTGCCGGACATCGTCAACATCGCGATTGCCGACGGGCGCACCTGCGCCGCGGTCAGGACGGAAGACCCGGCTGAGGTGGCAGGCATCAACAGCCGCGCCGAACTCGCCGCCGCCGAAGCGCAATGGCAGGCTGAGCAGCGCGAACACTGGATGGCGGAAGGCGCGACGCTAAAAGCGCCGGAGACCGTCTTCTTCAGCTACGATACGCAACTCGCGCGCGATGTCGTGATCGAGCCGAACGTGGTCTTCGGACCCGGGGTCACCGTGGCCGAGGGCGCGCGCATCAAGAGTTTCAGCCATATCGAAGGAGCCGCTATCGGGGAGGGTGCGCAAGTCGGCCCGTTCGCCCGCCTGCGGCCGGGTGCGAAGCTTGAGAAGGACGCGTTCGTCGGCAATTTCGTCGAGGTGAAGAATGCCGTGCTGCACGAAGGCGCGAAGGCCAGCCACCTGACCTATCTCGGTGATGCCGATGTCGGCGCTGAGGCCAATATCGGGGCGGGGACGATCACCTGCAATTACGATGGGTACTTCAAGTATCGCACGGAAATCGGACCGCGCGCCTTTATCGGATCGAACAGCGCGCTGATCGCGCCGGTGAAGATCGGGGCGGATGCGATCGTCGCTGCGGGAAGCGCCGTCAGCCGCGATGTCGCGGATGGCGAGATGCGGATGGTCCGGGCGGAACAGATGGTCAAACCGGGCTGGGCCGACCGGTTTCACGACACGATGAAGAAGAAAAAGGACGCTGCCCGGAAGGACAAGTCATGA
- the epsC gene encoding serine O-acetyltransferase EpsC, whose amino-acid sequence MRGLIGYLDSIRARDPAPRSSWEILLYPGVWALFWHRCAHWLFEARLFFLARLVNHTSRFLTGIDIHPGAKIGRNFFIDHGFTVIGETAEIGNDVTIYQCVTLGGTNPTNGEGGKRHPTIGDNVIIGSGAQVIGPIVIGTRARIGANAVVTDDVPEGATMIGMKARSTLVPAEEWLKEFIPYGTPCDEPCEEQVAAGTRRVEQLEADLAMLRAEIEALKAAPEDAPAHATKRSGTDD is encoded by the coding sequence ATGCGAGGCTTGATCGGCTATCTGGACTCGATCCGCGCGCGGGATCCTGCGCCGCGTTCGAGCTGGGAAATCCTCCTCTACCCGGGTGTCTGGGCGCTGTTCTGGCACCGCTGCGCACACTGGTTGTTCGAAGCACGGCTCTTCTTCCTCGCCCGCCTCGTCAACCATACCAGCCGTTTCCTGACCGGGATCGATATCCATCCAGGCGCAAAGATCGGACGCAATTTCTTCATCGATCACGGGTTCACTGTGATCGGGGAAACCGCGGAAATCGGCAACGACGTGACGATCTACCAGTGCGTGACCCTGGGCGGGACCAATCCGACCAATGGGGAAGGCGGCAAGCGGCACCCGACCATCGGCGACAATGTCATCATCGGATCGGGCGCGCAGGTCATCGGTCCGATCGTGATCGGCACGCGCGCAAGGATCGGCGCCAACGCGGTGGTCACCGACGACGTGCCGGAAGGCGCGACCATGATCGGCATGAAGGCGCGCAGTACGCTGGTCCCGGCGGAAGAATGGCTGAAGGAATTCATCCCCTACGGAACGCCCTGCGACGAGCCGTGCGAGGAGCAGGTGGCCGCCGGCACGCGCCGCGTAGAGCAGCTCGAAGCGGACCTCGCCATGCTGCGCGCGGAAATCGAGGCGCTCAAGGCAGCGCCCGAAGACGCGCCCGCCCATGCCACCAAGCGCAGCGGTACGGACGACTGA
- a CDS encoding HAD family hydrolase: MAEFPFDIVGFDLDGTLLDTHRDLGEAVNEALELGGFERIPVERVESLIGGGAKLMLKKAIDEAGGLPEDEFRPLYKALLAHYAQNNAVHTRPYSGAVETIDDLAARGVRMAVVTNKFESFATDILGKLGLADRFECVIGGDSLGRDADGQFRAKPSPDPLLEARRRCRGGSFVFVGDSSYDALAARNAGVPMVVAAYGYCDRPPQELGGDAVIDSFADLIPALQTL, encoded by the coding sequence ATGGCTGAGTTTCCTTTCGACATCGTCGGCTTCGACCTGGACGGCACGCTGCTGGATACGCACCGGGACCTGGGCGAGGCTGTCAATGAAGCGCTCGAACTGGGAGGCTTCGAACGTATTCCCGTGGAGCGCGTCGAATCGCTGATCGGCGGCGGGGCGAAGCTGATGCTGAAAAAGGCGATCGACGAGGCGGGCGGCCTGCCCGAGGACGAGTTCCGGCCGCTCTACAAGGCGCTGCTCGCGCACTATGCGCAGAACAATGCGGTCCACACGCGGCCCTATTCCGGCGCTGTCGAGACGATCGACGATCTCGCCGCGCGCGGCGTGCGCATGGCGGTGGTCACCAACAAGTTCGAAAGCTTCGCGACCGACATCCTTGGGAAACTTGGCCTCGCCGACCGGTTCGAATGCGTGATCGGCGGGGACAGCCTCGGCCGCGACGCGGACGGGCAGTTCCGGGCCAAGCCCTCGCCCGATCCGCTGCTGGAAGCGCGGCGGCGCTGCAGGGGCGGTTCCTTCGTCTTTGTGGGAGACAGCAGTTACGATGCCCTGGCCGCGCGCAACGCCGGCGTTCCGATGGTCGTAGCAGCCTACGGATATTGCGACCGGCCGCCGCAGGAACTGGGCGGCGATGCCGTCATCGATTCGTTCGCGGACCTGATTCCCGCGCTCCAGACCCTGTAG
- a CDS encoding HNH endonuclease has product MREALTCWLCDRPIASRLQWHHPVPKSKRGRETVPVHPICHRTIHANFTNAELARIGTDREKLLEHPAIARFVRWIGDKPPDFHAPTRK; this is encoded by the coding sequence ATCCGAGAAGCCCTGACCTGCTGGCTGTGCGATCGGCCGATCGCCAGCCGGCTGCAATGGCATCACCCCGTTCCCAAGTCGAAGCGGGGGCGGGAGACCGTCCCGGTGCACCCGATCTGCCACCGGACGATCCACGCAAATTTCACGAATGCCGAACTGGCACGCATCGGGACCGACCGCGAGAAGTTGCTGGAGCACCCTGCGATAGCGAGATTCGTGCGCTGGATCGGGGATAAACCTCCCGATTTTCACGCCCCGACGCGAAAGTGA
- a CDS encoding SDR family NAD(P)-dependent oxidoreductase, translated as MSIDFKDKVAIVTGAGGGLGREYALELARRGAKVVVNDLGGSRDGTGTSDAAAKVVEEIEKAGGEAMANGASVTEYDQMEKMVADAKEKWGGVHILINNAGVLRDKTFAKMSPEDFEFVVKVHLTGSAMATKACWQLFRDQAYGRVLMTASSTGLFGNFGQANYGAAKLGLAGLTKTLQLEGAKYNIKVNTLSPVAGTRMTEDLFPEEAFKLFDPVNVVPAALFLVSEDAPTNAIVGAGAGGFHSSWTVMNDAVWLPEDERTVEGFAANWDKISDFSNLKAPQSGQEQSGNILTAMQKVTGGGPSSARS; from the coding sequence ATGAGCATCGATTTCAAGGACAAGGTCGCCATCGTCACCGGTGCAGGCGGGGGCCTCGGGCGCGAATACGCGCTCGAGCTGGCCCGGCGCGGCGCGAAGGTCGTGGTCAACGACCTGGGCGGATCGCGCGACGGCACCGGCACGTCCGACGCGGCGGCCAAGGTGGTCGAGGAAATCGAGAAGGCCGGCGGCGAGGCTATGGCCAACGGCGCGTCCGTCACCGAATACGACCAGATGGAAAAGATGGTCGCCGACGCGAAGGAGAAGTGGGGCGGCGTCCACATCCTGATCAACAATGCCGGCGTCCTGCGCGACAAGACCTTCGCCAAGATGAGCCCCGAGGACTTCGAGTTCGTCGTCAAGGTCCACCTGACCGGATCGGCCATGGCGACCAAGGCCTGCTGGCAACTGTTCCGCGACCAGGCCTATGGCCGCGTGCTGATGACCGCGTCCTCCACCGGCCTGTTCGGCAATTTCGGTCAGGCCAACTACGGCGCGGCGAAGCTCGGCCTCGCCGGCCTGACCAAGACGCTCCAGCTCGAAGGCGCGAAGTACAACATCAAGGTCAATACGCTGAGCCCGGTCGCGGGCACGCGCATGACCGAGGACCTGTTCCCGGAAGAAGCCTTCAAGCTGTTCGACCCGGTGAACGTGGTGCCCGCCGCGCTCTTCCTGGTGAGCGAGGACGCTCCGACCAATGCGATCGTCGGCGCCGGTGCCGGCGGCTTCCACAGTTCCTGGACGGTGATGAACGATGCCGTCTGGTTGCCCGAGGACGAGCGCACCGTGGAAGGCTTCGCCGCCAACTGGGACAAGATCAGCGACTTCTCCAACCTCAAGGCCCCGCAATCGGGCCAAGAGCAGAGCGGCAACATCCTGACTGCGATGCAGAAGGTGACCGGCGGCGGACCGAGCAGCGCGCGCAGCTGA
- a CDS encoding DUF2794 domain-containing protein: MDIGRGGTIVAFPGRAPGQVCFTREELQRILDLYGRMVAAGEWRDYAMDFSKDAATFAAFRRTAERPQARVEKRPALRNRQGMWTLFGEHGQVLKRGHELPGVLAPMERKLVKVVES; the protein is encoded by the coding sequence ATGGACATCGGACGCGGCGGGACCATCGTCGCCTTTCCCGGTCGCGCACCGGGACAGGTGTGCTTCACGCGCGAGGAATTGCAACGTATCCTCGACCTCTACGGACGCATGGTCGCCGCCGGGGAATGGCGCGACTACGCCATGGATTTCAGCAAGGACGCAGCCACTTTCGCCGCGTTTCGCCGGACCGCTGAGCGGCCGCAGGCGCGGGTCGAAAAACGGCCCGCACTCCGCAACCGCCAGGGAATGTGGACGCTGTTCGGCGAACACGGGCAGGTGCTGAAGCGCGGCCACGAACTTCCCGGCGTGCTTGCGCCCATGGAGCGCAAGCTGGTCAAGGTCGTCGAAAGCTAG
- a CDS encoding F0F1 ATP synthase subunit gamma — protein MASLKELKGRINSVKSTQKITKAKQMVAAAKLRRAQAAAEAARPYAERLTRVMASLAGKVSSDGAPKLLSGTGSRQRNLLVVVNTDKGLCGGLNANIVKAAKARAKALLAEGKDVQFYLVGKKGRAPIKRDYANRIEKWFDTSEVRQPGFDEAEAIADDLIERFEKGEFDVAHLVYPVFQSALVQNPTVDQLIPVPSPEEQAGTGGDAVVEYEPGEEEILEELLPRYVKTQLFGALLEREASEQGASMTAMDNATRNAGDLIKKLNIQYNRSRQAAITTELIEIIAGAEAL, from the coding sequence GTGGCCTCTCTCAAGGAACTCAAGGGCCGGATCAACTCGGTCAAGTCGACCCAGAAGATCACCAAGGCGAAGCAGATGGTCGCTGCGGCCAAGCTGCGCCGTGCGCAAGCGGCGGCCGAAGCCGCGCGCCCCTACGCGGAACGGCTGACGCGCGTCATGGCGAGCCTTGCGGGCAAGGTCAGCAGCGACGGGGCACCCAAGCTGCTGTCCGGCACCGGATCGCGCCAGCGTAACCTGCTGGTGGTGGTCAACACCGACAAGGGGCTGTGCGGCGGGTTGAACGCCAACATCGTCAAGGCCGCCAAGGCCAGGGCGAAGGCGCTTCTGGCGGAAGGCAAGGACGTACAGTTCTACCTCGTCGGCAAGAAGGGCCGCGCGCCGATCAAGCGCGACTACGCGAACCGGATCGAAAAGTGGTTCGACACCAGCGAGGTCCGCCAGCCCGGCTTCGACGAGGCAGAGGCGATCGCGGACGACCTGATCGAACGGTTCGAAAAGGGCGAGTTCGACGTCGCCCATCTCGTCTACCCGGTCTTCCAGTCGGCGCTGGTGCAGAACCCCACGGTCGACCAGCTGATCCCCGTCCCCTCGCCCGAGGAACAGGCCGGGACCGGCGGCGACGCGGTGGTGGAATACGAACCGGGCGAAGAGGAGATCCTCGAGGAACTGCTGCCGCGCTACGTCAAGACGCAGCTGTTCGGCGCCCTGCTGGAGCGCGAGGCATCGGAGCAAGGCGCCTCGATGACCGCCATGGACAACGCCACGCGCAATGCGGGCGACCTGATCAAGAAGCTGAACATCCAGTACAACCGCAGCCGCCAGGCCGCGATCACCACCGAACTCATCGAAATCATTGCTGGCGCGGAAGCGCTTTAA
- the atpD gene encoding F0F1 ATP synthase subunit beta — MATAPVLNQSPNGTIAQVIGAVVDVQFEGELPPILTALETRNGETTLVLEVAQHLGENTVRTIAMDGTDGLVRGQEVVNTGAQISVPVGPKTLGRIMNVVGEAIDERGPIGAEQTAPIHAEAPEFIDQSTEAAILVTGIKVIDLLAPYAKGGKIGLFGGAGVGKTVLIQELINNIAKGHGGVSVFAGVGERTREGNDLYHEFLDAGVIAKDEEGNAISEGSKVALVFGQMNEPPGARARVALSGLTMAEYFRDVEGQDVLFFVDNIFRFTQAGSEVSALLGRIPSAVGYQPTLSTDMGNLQERITSTTKGSITSVQAIYVPADDLTDPAPATSFAHLDATTTLSRAISELGIYPAVDPLDSTSRVLEPRVVGTEHYETARKVQETLQKYKSLQDIIAILGMDELSEEDKLTVARARKIQRFLSQPFHVAEVFTNIPGEFVQLEDTVASFKAVVEGEYDHLPESAFYMVGGIDQAVAKAKKLAEDA, encoded by the coding sequence ATGGCCACCGCACCCGTACTCAACCAGAGCCCTAACGGCACCATCGCGCAGGTCATCGGCGCGGTCGTCGACGTGCAGTTCGAAGGCGAACTGCCGCCGATCCTCACCGCGCTGGAAACGCGCAACGGCGAGACCACGCTGGTCCTAGAAGTCGCGCAGCACCTCGGCGAAAACACCGTCCGCACCATCGCGATGGACGGCACCGATGGTCTCGTGCGCGGGCAGGAAGTGGTCAACACCGGCGCGCAGATCAGCGTTCCCGTGGGTCCGAAGACGCTGGGCCGGATCATGAACGTGGTCGGCGAAGCGATCGACGAGCGCGGCCCCATCGGTGCAGAGCAGACCGCCCCGATCCATGCCGAGGCGCCGGAATTCATCGACCAGTCGACCGAAGCGGCCATCCTCGTCACCGGCATCAAGGTCATCGACCTCCTCGCCCCCTACGCCAAGGGAGGCAAGATCGGCCTGTTCGGCGGCGCTGGCGTCGGCAAGACCGTGCTGATCCAGGAACTGATCAACAACATCGCCAAGGGCCATGGCGGCGTGTCCGTCTTCGCCGGCGTGGGCGAGCGTACCCGCGAGGGTAACGACCTCTACCACGAATTCCTCGACGCGGGCGTCATCGCCAAGGACGAGGAAGGCAATGCCATCTCCGAAGGCTCCAAGGTGGCGCTGGTGTTCGGCCAGATGAACGAGCCCCCGGGTGCGCGTGCCCGCGTCGCCCTGTCGGGCCTGACCATGGCGGAATATTTCCGCGACGTGGAAGGCCAGGACGTGCTGTTCTTCGTCGACAACATCTTCCGCTTCACGCAGGCCGGTTCGGAAGTGTCCGCACTGCTCGGCCGTATCCCGTCGGCGGTGGGCTACCAGCCGACCTTGTCGACCGACATGGGCAACCTGCAGGAACGCATCACCTCGACCACCAAGGGCTCGATCACCTCGGTCCAGGCGATCTACGTGCCCGCGGACGACCTTACCGACCCGGCGCCTGCCACGTCCTTCGCGCACCTCGACGCGACGACCACGCTGAGCCGCGCGATCTCCGAGCTGGGCATCTACCCGGCGGTGGACCCGCTCGATTCGACCAGCCGCGTCCTCGAACCCCGCGTCGTCGGCACCGAACACTACGAAACGGCCCGTAAGGTCCAGGAAACACTGCAGAAATACAAGAGCCTGCAGGACATCATCGCCATCCTCGGCATGGACGAGCTTAGCGAAGAGGACAAGCTGACCGTCGCCCGCGCGCGCAAGATCCAGCGCTTCCTCTCGCAGCCGTTCCACGTGGCCGAAGTGTTCACCAACATCCCGGGCGAGTTCGTCCAGCTCGAAGACACCGTTGCCTCGTTCAAGGCAGTGGTCGAAGGCGAATACGACCACCTGCCCGAATCCGCGTTCTACATGGTCGGCGGCATCGACCAGGCGGTGGCAAAGGCCAAGAAGCTCGCCGAAGACGCGTAA
- a CDS encoding prolyl oligopeptidase family serine peptidase translates to MKLVSTSALAIALSLGAMPHAAFAQTETTGETVAEAENDPYIWLEEARSERALAWVENENDRTTAALTQDPRYEELKAEALAILDSEDRIPFVSIRPDGLYNFWQDKQNPKGLLRRTTLESYQTDDPQWETVLDIDALAAAEGREWVYSGSTCLPPDMMRCMISLSDGGEDATIMREFDMATGTFVDGGFVIDEKSQGGAEWVDENTLLVGRDFGENTLTGSQYPFTTREWKRGTPLSEAREIFRGEPTDVWAGAGLLRDNEGTIHGRTAFRGVSFHESEYFFWKDNDWLKLDMPKKSGLFGIIDGQILMSTDVDWETDGQTFPADSLISADLEEWKADPNGAKKTLVWAPGDRQTKRGGSSTKNSLYINLLDNVQGKILKFDYVDGEWVSEEVDLPDNATVGVAATSNETDQIMFTVSDFLTPTTLYYTDGSTAPQVLKTSPEQFEIEGMEVEQYVATSTDDAQIPYFVVKPKGMELNAGTPAILTGYGGFQIPRLPGYLGTTGKLWLENGGAYILANLRGGGEFGPEWHQTAIRENKQRTWDDFINVARDAQERGLTSPQNLGIMGGSQGGLLVGTAFTQAPELFNAAIVQIPLFDMLRYHVIGRGESWIGEYGDPRIPEQRAWIEPYSPYQKLLENKDYPAPFFWASTADDRTHPAHARKGAARVKELGQDYYYFEDTTGGHSGGVDNEQRAKLQALQYVYFMQRLMDNADMANAD, encoded by the coding sequence ATGAAACTCGTATCCACCAGCGCGCTCGCGATCGCACTGTCGCTCGGCGCCATGCCGCACGCCGCGTTCGCGCAGACCGAAACCACCGGAGAAACCGTGGCCGAAGCGGAAAACGATCCTTACATCTGGCTCGAGGAAGCGCGCAGCGAACGTGCGCTCGCCTGGGTCGAGAACGAGAACGACCGCACCACCGCGGCGCTGACGCAGGACCCTCGCTACGAGGAACTGAAGGCGGAAGCACTTGCGATCCTCGATAGCGAGGACCGGATCCCGTTCGTGTCCATCCGGCCCGATGGTCTGTACAATTTCTGGCAGGACAAGCAGAACCCGAAGGGCCTGCTGCGCCGCACGACGCTGGAAAGCTACCAGACCGACGATCCGCAGTGGGAAACCGTGCTCGACATAGACGCGCTGGCCGCGGCGGAAGGGCGCGAATGGGTCTACAGCGGGTCGACCTGCCTGCCGCCCGACATGATGCGGTGCATGATCTCGCTCAGCGATGGCGGCGAAGACGCGACCATCATGCGCGAATTCGACATGGCCACCGGCACCTTCGTCGATGGCGGCTTCGTCATCGATGAGAAGAGCCAGGGCGGCGCGGAGTGGGTGGACGAGAACACCCTGCTCGTCGGGCGCGATTTCGGCGAAAACACGCTGACCGGCAGCCAGTATCCCTTCACCACACGCGAATGGAAGCGCGGCACGCCGCTGTCGGAAGCGCGCGAAATCTTCCGCGGCGAGCCGACCGACGTCTGGGCGGGTGCGGGCCTGCTGCGCGACAACGAAGGCACCATTCACGGCCGCACCGCATTCCGCGGCGTGTCCTTCCACGAATCGGAGTACTTCTTCTGGAAGGACAATGACTGGCTGAAGCTGGACATGCCGAAGAAGTCCGGGCTGTTCGGCATCATCGACGGCCAGATCCTGATGTCCACCGATGTCGACTGGGAAACGGACGGACAGACCTTCCCGGCCGACTCCCTGATCTCGGCAGACCTCGAAGAATGGAAGGCCGACCCGAACGGCGCGAAGAAGACGCTGGTCTGGGCGCCGGGCGACCGGCAGACGAAACGCGGCGGTTCGAGCACCAAGAATAGCCTCTACATCAACCTTCTCGACAACGTTCAGGGCAAGATCCTGAAGTTCGACTACGTCGATGGCGAATGGGTGAGCGAAGAGGTCGATCTGCCCGATAATGCGACGGTCGGCGTGGCGGCGACGTCCAACGAAACCGACCAGATCATGTTCACGGTCAGCGACTTCCTGACGCCGACGACGCTCTACTACACAGATGGCAGCACCGCTCCGCAGGTCCTCAAGACCAGCCCCGAGCAGTTCGAGATCGAAGGCATGGAAGTCGAGCAGTACGTCGCCACCAGCACCGACGACGCGCAAATCCCCTACTTCGTGGTGAAGCCCAAGGGCATGGAACTGAATGCAGGCACACCGGCGATCCTGACGGGCTACGGCGGCTTCCAGATCCCCCGCCTTCCGGGCTATCTCGGCACGACCGGCAAGCTCTGGCTGGAGAACGGCGGCGCCTACATCCTCGCCAACCTGCGTGGCGGCGGCGAGTTCGGCCCCGAATGGCACCAGACCGCCATTCGCGAGAACAAGCAGCGTACCTGGGACGACTTCATCAATGTCGCGCGCGACGCGCAGGAACGCGGCCTGACCAGTCCGCAGAACCTGGGCATCATGGGCGGCTCGCAGGGCGGCCTGCTGGTCGGCACCGCGTTCACGCAGGCTCCCGAACTGTTCAACGCGGCCATCGTCCAGATCCCGCTGTTCGACATGCTCCGCTATCACGTGATCGGCAGGGGCGAATCCTGGATCGGCGAATATGGCGACCCGCGAATTCCGGAACAACGCGCCTGGATCGAACCCTATTCGCCCTACCAGAAGCTGTTGGAGAACAAGGACTATCCCGCGCCGTTCTTCTGGGCCTCGACCGCCGATGACCGCACCCACCCTGCTCATGCCCGCAAGGGCGCCGCACGGGTAAAGGAGCTCGGCCAGGACTACTACTACTTCGAGGATACGACCGGCGGACATTCCGGCGGTGTCGACAACGAACAGCGTGCCAAGCTGCAGGCCCTGCAGTATGTCTATTTCATGCAGCGCCTGATGGACAATGCCGACATGGCGAACGCCGACTGA